The sequence TACTAAAAGCCTAGAACTTGAATGGCTCAATAATTCATATGACAAGCAACACCACATAACTtaaaagcaaaaagaaagaaggaatacGCCAGAAAAAGAATTTGTCAGTGCCCGGTAGAAACAAAGGAGCAAGAAGGATGGAGAAAAAAGGTAGCTTTTTCAGTTGAAGACAAAGATGGAGAACGTGGCCGTGAAATCGACTGAAAAGAGGTAAGtgaaaataaaaccctaaaattaCAAGCTGCGTCTTTTTCTTTAGTGTTTAAAAGctgcaatttttttctttttttggagaAGGCGATGAGTTTTTCAACAGCTCTCACCTCGCAGCAAAAAGGTGGCCCAGTGACGCCTCACCTCTCGCCTAAGGTGCTAAGGCGAGCCCTTTGATAACACTGGTTTAAAACATtcttttcatatcaaatcattgaAAAACACGAGTTAAAACTTTGTTTTGTGAGTTAAACAATTCTGTCAAGAAAAATGGCAATTAAATACATAGCAAAAGTTGTTAGTAGCACTCTTCGATCTAGGCACACTTTAAAGTTCTAAAGCATATTGAGCATATCATATCCAAAATACAGTGTAGGAATTTAATGAAACATCTCAAGAAAGAAGCATACTGTAAAGTCTAGATGCTGCAATTTAAAGTCTCACTTTTTTCTTAGCCTTGGTCATAATACTACCAAATTTATCATAAAGTTCTAGTAATCAAAATTCAGATAATGACCAACAGTGGTAGCTTGGGAAAACATTGATACAGGACCCTTGAAGACATAAAGTGCAGTTAAACTAATCCCACTCATAAAGCAAATACCACTACTGTAGTGGCATAATTATAATGAAAAAGCTAGCAAGAGAAATGATTCCAATATACAAACTACAAATGGCTTTTCTATATAATTCATTAGATTTATTTCAATATAAGCTTATAGAAGGAAATAGTATCTTCTTATCATCTGATCATTAGGTCTACTTCAGTATAAAATAACAGCGCTTTATTTTCCCAAGGGTCCAGTATCAATCTTTTCCTAAGTTTATACCACTACAGTAGTAACATAATTAAACCAAAAGGCTAGCAAGAGCAATGATTCCAATATACATAGGACAAACGGCTTTTCTATATAATCCATTAGATTTATTTCAATATAAGCTTCTTGAAGGAAATAGTATCTTCTTATATGCGATCATTAGGCCTGATTCAGTATAAAATATGTCTCTTACAGATAAACATTACTCCTATTTCTTAACCTTTCGAGTCTTCTTCGGTCCAGGCACTTCCATTGTTCCTACAGAGCATCCACATCTCCCTCGAAATATCAGAACAGCTCTTCCATTAGGTGGTGCCATCCTTTTAAGCTCAGCTTCCAATTCTTTATGATGATCGCGAGGTAACTCAAATAGTCCCTTCTTATTGACTCCATCTTTTGATCTAGAATTTGAGTTCTTAACACAATCTTCTGTCTCTAATTGTATATCAAATTCAGCAGCCTTCTTAAGCCCACGACAACCCGGTTTCCCACATCTCCTGCCAGTACATACAACAACTGCACAAAGAGCTATTCCAGCAAATAAAAGACTAAGTCCTAAACAGATGTATACCCCTGGTGCTTCAACTATTTCCTCTTTCAATTCAGAACTGATTAATCTCATAAATTCAGCTATATTATTCACTAAAAGACTAACAGAAGGATACAGCAAAATCCCACAAGCACCAATCACAGCAATCAAGATCATCACATCAATCAAAGCATAACGAGATTGCTGACAACCAGAATGATTCTTGGAATTAAACATGTTCTTTTTTCTTGGTCAACTGGCAGTATAGAGCTTTTCACAATAGACCATTTGGATTGAAAATCAAGAAACTGaacaaaaaaaaactcaatctTTAACTTAAAATCAATAGCAAATTACACAAATTGGACAATCAAGATCAACCCATCTTCTTAAATTCAGTAAAAACTCATGGGATTGAAAGAACAAGAAGATTGGAAAATGTTTGTTGTGCCTAAATGTAacaattcaatttcaagattcataAAAGGGGAGAAAAAAGACTGCTTTTTTTTAACAGTTACCAAAGGAATACGGCACTTTGGGGGTAGCAGAGACGGCAAGGAAGATTTTTTAAGAAGTTAATAGTTAACCATTTTTATCAGTTTGTTTTGTAGCAATACAAAGCGAGTAAAATTACTCTGTCCGTTTTATATTATATTAGTACTTAATTtttaggcttaagtcatcgataaacatttaaaattattttaaaaatttatttatataccTTAACTAAATTTGTACCTATAATGCCCCTAACCCACTCAAATTTGATCAAATCATGTCTTTTTTATCTACATGACACTCCACATAGTTTCTACTCAATAGGAGCGcgtgaaaaagtatttttttttactaaatcacGAATAAAAACGAGCCAAGTAACACTGAGGGccccaaaaaattattaataaaacaattttttttaaaaaaggcacCCACCCAGCCACCCACATCCGATACCTCccttttcatcttcttctctcacgcttcttcctcattttttttcttaaacttaattCTCCTctcattttttctactttttctccctttttgttataagttttaaatatatgtttgaattccatttgaactttttttttcttagttcGATCTTATTCTTAATTCTTTCCCGCTATTAGTTTaccgaaaaaaatgaaaatttgccggaaaaaataaaactttgcaggaaaaaataaaaatttgtcgaaaaaatgtaaatttttttttcacaaatcaacaaaattgtaaatttaattcaaaaagaaaaatcaaaatgcTATTTTCATAAATCAATAAGCTATTCATCTTCCTCAATCCATTTCGAGTTTTCTCTATCTCATTTGTCATTGTAGAAAAGGAAGAATTTTGTCGGAAAAATTGAAGTTACATCGAAAGATTTTTTAGTACAAAATGAAGAAGAATAGGATGTGGGATAGGGGGGAGGggcgaggggggggggggggggggggggggtgtagtattttgcccttttttctttataaaaaaaaaaaaaagtaaaaggagaggatgtggggggggggggggtagggaCGAGACGGggggttttgtttttttttttttttttttaaagttataattattttttaattataatttaatcagttatggaatattttttaattattttttaattcaatgtCAAGTGTCAccttttaattcattatttatgcCACGTAACtcgagtgtgttacactctctaTATACCTTTTGCTGATTGTGTAAAAAAAGGCTTGATTAGATTAAAATTCGGGTGGGTTAAGGGTCTGATAGGTACAggtcttagttgaggggtctaagtgaattttcgggacAACTTTAAGTGTCTGTAGATGACTTAAGCCTAATTTTCATTTGGCTTAAGTTACTGATAGGTCATTAAActtgttttgaaattttatatgaCCCCTCAAACTTGTATCTATCAGATTGATAATCACTCAAAATGAGCACGTgaagccaatttttttttttgacaagccaatcaaaattttacattttaacaaaaagaaaagccaacatttaaatattaaaaagaaatacaaaaaattttggTTCTTGTCTCAACACAAACCGGTGTCAATTAATTCCCTGGCCATCTAATTCTCCTCAGCTGGCTCGTCttccaaattcaatttcaaattcaaatcagTCTTCTCGNNNNNNNNNNNNNNNNNNNNNNNNNNNNNNNNNNNNNNNNNNNNNNNNNNNNNNNNNNNNNNNNNNNNNNNNNNNNNNNNNNNNNNNNNNNNNNNNNNNNTCTTATTCTCTTtagtctctttcttttttctcattttgcaATGAGTCTTGAATTAATTCGAAACTCGCTTCGCTCTCTTACAAATTAAATAGGTTTCCCCTTCTcttttcctttattatttatgACGGATCTTAGATAAATACACAATCCATCTTACTCCAGCTCACACTTCTTAATAAATATTAGGTCTTAAAACCGCTTTAGGcctaagaaaaatattattttaataatgatagGGTTGAACCAACATTTATCACGACAAACCTAAATAAGGTAGAAACATTTACAATACTATATAACTTATCCacagaaacataaaaaatagataattaaacAAATTCAAATGGCCATATAACAAATCTCTTATCTTGGTTTCAGTAAAACAGTAAATTAACTAACTGTTAAAATGAATTATTGTACTATCTACTGTCTACTTCGATGTCTACAAATTATTTGTGCATGATGAAGCTTCACTTATAGACAATCAAAAAGTTGTGAAGTGAACACTACTCCAATTCTAACAACTATAGAAATATACCATTTCTATTCTATTAAGCCCTTTTGCGTATGGATAactaatataagaaaaaaaaaaatttgatcactGGACCTTATTCACTCTTTAAGAATCAAATAGATCTAAATATAAACACAActcaacatataaaaataaatgtaataatcgATAAGTGTTGTTCATTTTTCTTCTCTAGTTTTTTCAGTAAATGGtcttttctttctaattttcatGTCAAACTAATTTAATTCTAACAACATTGAGCCACAAAAAAAATCACGTTAAATATATCCGAATTCAATTCCTAACATATTTATATTGCTATGGGTTTTATTTAAATCTGATATATGAACTACAATTAACCCACTATTACAGATTAAGTGCCCGTaccaatattaatttaataaattttatcaaCTTGAGGATAAATGATTTCACGTGAGCATGCAAAAATAATTATCTATTATACTACTTTGctctaaatttaattatataaaactTATTAACATACACATGCTATAAATATTAGTAATAGGTTAAGCACATATGAAAATTAAACAACTTGATAACACGGGCGGATCTAGGGCCTGGGTGAGGGTTCTTGGGAATCCAATAATTTTTATCTGGGTATAATATTGATATAGAGAAatgtaataaatatataaaaataataagttgGAAACCAATAAACAAAGTGTATTGTTGGTCTAATGGAGTCTAGGGACTTGTTAAAGTTTTATTGACCACTTGGTTGCGGGTAATCCCCTTAGTTCctctttcattttgtttttatcttacaTGAGGAACCCACAAACTTTAAATCCTAATTAAGGTTTACCTCTTgtaaaaataattcacaacaaacTAAAGAAGAGCCACAAACTCGGAGTCATAAaccaaacctcaaactctaatttattgtcctctttttctttctctggGTACATTTTTTGCGTTTTGTTTCTCTCAAATGTTTCTCTCTCATTTTCCTCTagtcttctctatttttcttaaaagaaaatttctaccccttttgtctttttcttgcttttgtttttttccttccttttttttataaatcatGTTCTATTACGATctgatttctcaagtcatgatagcGCTTATCCTATCCCACCAGTAGGCTAGTCAAGTCATAGCCCGAAATAATAGGTAACGAGCTAAGAGACAGAAACTAGAAAAGATCATGTATAATGACATTTGtagtaaaaataagtaaaaaccaaaaaacaaaacatatataatatatcaaaatgagagaaggaaaaaggataaatataCAAACGAGTCCCTCCCAAGACTTGGAAAGGTCAGTACTAGAGTCACTACTAAAAGATAGCAAGAGCTATAGACATAATCTATAATATACACAACATAAACAAGCagtctcgagtacaaaagactaaattggaatagatagaggaggatcagcctTGGACAGAAGTAAGCTCACCCTGATCCGTATCAGTATTGAAAGGTAGGAACCACGTCAACATCAATTGCTAGAACTTGGATCTGCATCAGTAAAaagatgcaaaagtgtagtatgagtaccaaagcaacggatactcaataggcatcatcggtcgattGAGCACAAAACgagaaaagtataactaaaatgtgAGGGTGTAATCTAAGTCAACAATAAATCGTGATAGAAAGGTCAATAGCTACCAAGCTACGTAAAtgcgaaaaagaaaaaaatataagcaATACGAAAAATAAATAAGGCAGTAATAATAGACAAATTACACACAACCTAACTGGAtccccataagcccgctaggcacattgaagaagataattaaCCCAACCGTACCCCCATAATTCCGTGGGACACACAAGAAGTAATTAAATAAACTAAACGTAAATAATACAACACTGAGCCAATTCCAAGAAATCATAGTAGTCATCCAGATGTCCACCGGGCTTGAACCAACACCAATGGATAGTAACAAGAGGCCAGATGCTGGGCTCGAATTGATAGTGGTAGATAATAACAAGAGGTCATATGTTTGATTCAAACTGAAAATAGAGGGTAAAATGAGAGGccacatatatgatatacaacagaactcataatcagatgtcgGACTCGAATCAGAACTCAGAGGAACCACAACTCCCAGAACAATGATAATCAGTACCAGAAATTTTAAATCATCATAACCAGATGCCGGACTCGAATCGGAACCCATAGTAACCCTACCCAattgtaaaattaaaattcaaatcgAACCAGAACCAATGGCAAAGTGATGCCAAAATCCacaactaatgaaaaaaataaaatatgtgctAAACTAAACCgaaactaaaatatatttaaataactattctcatatcttaattaaaaagggGACGAATTCAAAGTTCCGCAACTTAATTTCATGTTCTAAAGTGATAGATTTTATGTTATACTAAAAGATAAGTTATTAAAATTTACTAGAACAGGGTCCTAATTGGATAAATAgggcatgatatatatattgaatggtaagCAAATTATAGGTACTtgtccaaaactagcataatagtacacaattacaataaataagctcaatctaaaggtagGGTAATCTTAGCCTACATGAACGCTAAATCTAAAATGTTTCTCCACGAAACCTCCAAATAGTGTCCcactaaaattcaaattaaataaatgtAGCAGTATCTTAAAATTTACATCGTAATGCAATCAAGCATGAATGAAAATTCATTAATTGCAATTTATTAAGAAAGGTCACAGAAACACAATGTAACACTTTAAAGTTGAATGAATTTTTTTACCTTTATAAGAAAGTTCATAATTCTTAAAAGATATGTTTAATGGAATTTACTATAGATAATAAGAGCCAGTTGAGCAACTGAAGCAGGCATGAGGTCGACAtgcctacttcagctgcttcaactataattttactatatcatccctaattaattattataagtcatttatgtattagaaaattaataatatttaataaaaaattaaaatagacatttatgacatatctgcttcagttgcttcaaccgtaattttattatatcactcctaattaattattgtgttctaattaaatattctaagttatttacgtattacaaaattaataatatttaattagaaaaaagataaaatagacatttatgactatCTCAGccgcttcaatcgtaattttacagTATTACCAAAGCATGCAcgaggtcgacatgcctgcttcaactgtaattttactatatcatctttaattaattattacaactcatttatgtattaaaaaattaataaaatttaataaaaaaataaaatagacatgtatgacatgtctgcttcagctgcttcaatcgtaattttattatatcattcctaattaattattatatctctattaaatattataagttatttacatagtaaaaaattaataatatttaatttaaaaaaagtaaaatagatatttatgactgtttcagctgctttaatcgtaattttactgtaccatcattaattaattattatacaagtgttttttatagtaattttgataTATCGCTTGTAATTAGCTATTACAAGTCACTTAAGACATGTATGCTTCATTGCTTtcatcgtgattttactatatcactcctaattaattattatgatcgtctgagcattgaaaaattgataatatttcataaaaagataaaagagacaaaaaatgatatgtaaactaaaaaaatttgattgactatcgaaattatattagtgcacatAACTTGGGATGGGACAGAGCGagacataaaataacataaatatatttgaaaataaaattaaaagtattatcaatcacaataattaagaacttaatataaaaGTATATCTGTGAAAAACaattgattgactatcaaaattttatctgtgccacataaattgagacagggagaatattcatatattattataagataatgtaaaagacatcataaatcacataattacagcttaagaaatttaagaaatataaaaCATTTGGCTGAGTTCAAAATTATACCAGCatcatttaaattgaaaaaagaaaaaaatattataaatcacaataattaaaatatgaattattttaataatttaaattgaaactaaaaaaaaaacatatattggGTCCGTGCTGGCACGGAATCAATATCTAGTTGTAATTATATAAGAAAGTTTGCATTTCTTAACACCTATTATTGTAATAACTTGGAATTATATTTCTAACATAATGACACCACTTAATTTGGTGTCCTTGTGCATAGATTCCACGTGCAGGGGTGTGACAACGTCACCCCTTGCTCTTCGTTATAGTCGCACTCGGGTATTGTATAgattcatgataaaataaatataatattttgaatattctataattaatagaaaattatttctattaaaacctctattatataataataatattttaacatatttagatttactatctccgctaaaatattaataaactttaaaagttattataaagaacataaatatatcataacttaAATAATTCTATtactatcaaaaatattttataatggtaataaattatatttataccaaatgctagtttaaattaaatatttcacaatatatttggtattactaaaattctcaaacgAACCACCCGAAAATCGAACTATCagtccagtaagtcataaataacttaggtaGTTATAGAAAAGATCTACACACTGAGAATGTATAAGGACAAGAAAAATGAccgtgagggtcattacaacatccactactaaaagaactttcgtcTACGAAAGTAAAAGATACGAAAATACCTTAAGGCTCAAATAGGTAGGGATATTGGGCACGCAAATCACGCTCagtctcccaagtagcctcctcaactgGATGATGACGTTACTAAACCATAACTACTAAAATGTCACTGGAGCGCAACCATCTGACATTTCTGGCCAAAATGGATGTGGATTCCCCTACAAACTCTAACCTCTCATCCAATTGAATCGAGTCCCGCTGAAGCATGCGCGACTCATCTGAATATCCAGTCGTAACATGAATACATCGAACACCGGGTGAATGTCTGAGAAGGAAAGAGGAAATGTCAACCATAAGCTATATCCCCAATCGTCTATAAAATCTCAAGGGGtctaatatacctagggctaatcTTGCccctcctcccaaacctcatcacatcctTTATGGGAGATACTCAAATGAAGACCCAATCACCAACAATAAACCTTAATGGGAGACATACGTGGTTAACATAACTCCTCTGTCTACTCTAGGCTGCTCAAAGCCTATCCTGAACCACCTAAACTCGATCCAACAACTTATGAAGCAAATCTGTGCCGCGAGGCCTAGCCTTAGCAGTcttgaaccaaccaatagaagatcgaCATgatctaccatacaatgcctcaaatggcaCCATCTAAATACTTAAGTGAaagatattattatatgcaaactctgtcAAAGGTAAAAACTAGTTCCACTGACCCCAAAATCCAACACATAAGCACGAAGCATGTCTTTCAAGACATGACAATCCATTCTGACTACCCATTAGTCTGAGGTTGAAATGAGGATGATAAGATCAACCTGGGTGCCCAACTCCTCCAGAAACATCCTCCAAAAGATAGAAGTAAACTGCAAGCCTTGTTCTGAAATAATGGATATTGGGACCCATGTAGGTGAACCACATCCTAAATGTAAACATGGGCTAACCTCTCGGAACTGTAGGAACTCAAATGGGGATAAAATATGTAGAATTGGTCAATTAATCCACGACaacccaaataccatcgaaaCTATGGGAAGTGCAAGGCAATCCACCTATAAAATCCATGGTAACTCGCCCCACTTCCAATCCAGAATGGGTAGCtgctgaagcaatccaccaggtctctgatgctcggcctttacctactgacaacaaaGGCATCAAGCCACATACCCCAACTATATCTCTCTGAATACCACTTC comes from Capsicum annuum cultivar UCD-10X-F1 chromosome 2, UCD10Xv1.1, whole genome shotgun sequence and encodes:
- the LOC107858741 gene encoding uncharacterized protein At5g19025 — translated: MFNSKNHSGCQQSRYALIDVMILIAVIGACGILLYPSVSLLVNNIAEFMRLISSELKEEIVEAPGVYICLGLSLLFAGIALCAVVVCTGRRCGKPGCRGLKKAAEFDIQLETEDCVKNSNSRSKDGVNKKGLFELPRDHHKELEAELKRMAPPNGRAVLIFRGRCGCSVGTMEVPGPKKTRKVKK